A single genomic interval of Lepisosteus oculatus isolate fLepOcu1 chromosome 12, fLepOcu1.hap2, whole genome shotgun sequence harbors:
- the zdbf2 gene encoding DBF4-type zinc finger-containing protein 2 isoform X1, translating to MCDKTMPAEEQSAPSAQEVDRTQVEPLAKADRISGHSASLDLAVPGPSTAQARQGFCSCCQVLYNSLEQHILSARHRDFVSSSRSHVGSGSLMERFLQDVMQHHPYRYNDIRPTHADLPSLSTPLIPKEELSEVCGGPENDQDTVGTREELPSSDDGSSHFLLVEDGDFAEGKETEAGKGFHDKARGKAPARSSAGLCNKFKRSKLKSPFLEGSSPTQGFLHRTSDSSVPGLPHTEPCSSQAVQHGKALEKIPVKACCSFKADVRTDQLQNRSSYTPPSVHPNCVPSGSDGQPFAVLQDMAKPFGSCSQGETIHSQSKFEDEMGGHQTALTVATVKTDTKELPYFATRRDPTHSDEEDGAMEETIEEVIEKYCYGVSAGKSDVDEDSFHLSLGSITNRYFSDSGTSFEWDTPMKEAPEPLSSEAKDLGCLMKVCIDLEDPKYNTQLNCALNLRSETERSHENLKGEDTVELKEHNDDKDVLPPLPHIPQSFVGKTWSQVMHEDDLKIEALVREFREGHFRCYFDSESLAKFGRKSKTRRNKDEATRETLPKSNLVTGTAESFPLLDDEEEDCNHSTVFVPVCTRALKKKAGRRMWRLASRCQVVKVSHSTQTPTLSCPVIKTKAPTKDNELRDAKEVPNGSGWEKTPEMKTRLCALKLPETYSKIMSPVQPKTVVYVLSSPESGQCTLKPLTIRRTGRKRKSTESESALKYKYKKTPLKYYDPLTNRILKMPPKGIGVCRPKKFPHVRQLFRSLSPDINKEKQCGEQKETWSSTKGNPNSISDFCASTSGSCLDSRNEDGLSSNVRGDGPSEQGSSASSRRPAFTSKSRSSLSSSSRLILGPLTPSKAQKEGVGILPSLQSQTTETVNIVRTRATRGQAHKLSELETKSSGEKSLGPVKGPPFSYKTRKMPRRPVCEKVYRRTDSSDDNASKGQTSRLGEQKPSKRFLSRAKSKSAPRPSSKARKTSDGPKTSLRAPLATKSSPKVTKMRAQSLRTSARASVTLEEPLRSLRSSSRRTLRLRNRLTKR from the exons AAGTAGATCGGACACAAGTTGAACCGTTAGCAAAAGCAGATCGAATCAGTGG TCATAGTGCTTCTTTGGATCTTGCAGTCCCTGGACCGTCAACAGCACAGGCTAGACAGGGTTTCTGTAGCTGCTGTCAGGTTCTGTACAACAGTCTGGAACAG CATATTCTGAGTGCTCGACACAGGGACTTTGTGAGCAGCTCCAGGAGTCATGTGGGTTCTGGCAGCCTTATGGAACGGTTTCTGCAGGATGTCATGCAGCACCATCCCTACAGATACAATGACATCAG ACCAACACATGCTGACCTGCCATCTTTGAGCACACCTCTGATTCCTAAAGAAGAGCTTTCTGAGGTTTGTGGTGGCCCAGAGAATGACCAGGATACCGTCGGAACCCGCGAGGAGCTGCCCAGTTCGGATGACGGGTCGTCCCATTTTCTGCTAGTTGAGGATGGTGACTTTGCCGAGGGAAAGGAAACTGAGGCGGGAAAGGGTTTCCATGACAAAGCCCGAGGTAAAGCTCCAGCCAGGAGCAGCGCGGGGCTCTGCAACAAATTCAAAAGGTCCAAGCTTAAGTCTCCGTTTCTTGAAGGCAGCTCTCCGACTCAGGGCTTTCTGCACAGGACTAGCGACAGTTCTGTTCCTGGCTTACCTCacactgagccttgcagctccCAGGCTGTGCAGCATGGGAAGGCTTTGGAAAAGATCCCCGTTAAAGCATGCTGCAGCTTTAAAGCTGATGTCAGGACAGACCAACTGCAAAACAGAAGTAGCTATACCCCTCCTTCAGTCCATCCTAACTGTGTTCCTTCTGGCTCAGATGGACAGCCTTTTGCTGTTTTGCAGGACATGGCGAAGCCCTTTGGTAGCTGTTCTCAGGGAGAGACCATCCATTCTCAGTCAAAATTCGAAGACGAGATGGGAGGCCACCAAACTGCGCTGACAGTAGCAACAGTGAAGACCGATACAAAAGAGCTGCCGTACTTTGCCACTCGCCGGGACCCTACACACTCTGACGAAGAGGACGGTGCAATGGAGGAAACGATTGAGGAGGTCATTGAGAAGTACTGTTATGGAGTGAGTGCGGGGAAGTCTGATGTGGACGAAGACAGTTTTCATTTAAGTCTTGGTTCAATCACTAACCGTTATTTCTCAGATTCTGGAACCAGTTTCGAGTGGGATACACCAATGAAAGAAGCCCCAGAGCCACTTTCGTCCGAAGCAAAGGATCTTGGGTGTCTCATGAAAGTATGCATTGATCTCGAAGACCCAAAGTACAACACGCAGCTAAACTGTGCTCTAAACCTTCGCTCGGAGACAGAGAGGAGTCATGAAAATCTGAAGGGTGAAGACACAGTAGAGCTTAAAGAACACAACGACGATAAAGATGTCCTACCCCCACTGCCTCACATTCCTCAGTCTTTTGTTGGAAAAACGTGGTCCCAAGTTATGCATGAAGATGACCTCAAGATCGAAGCGCTCGTGAGAGAATTTAGGGAAGGACACTTCCGATGCTACTTCGACAGCGAATCCTTGGCCAAGTTTGGAAGGAAGAGTAAAACCCGAAGGAACAAGGACGAGGCCACAAGGGAGACGCTCCCCAAGAGCAATCTTGTGACCGGAACGGCAGAGTCATTTCCCCTTTTGGATGACGAAGAAGAGGATTGCAACCATTCCACTGTTTTCGTTCCTGTGTGCACCAGAGCTCTGAAGAAGAAGGCGGGCAGAAGAATGTGGCGGCTGGCATCCAGGTGCCAGGTGGTGAAGGTCAGCCACAGCACTCAGACGCCCACATTGAGCTGCCCCGTGATCAAGACCAAAGCGCCGACAAAAGACAATGAGCTGCGTGATGCGAAAGAAGTACCGAATGGATCGGGGTGGGAAAAGACGCCAGAAATGAAAACCAGGTTATGTGCGCTTAAATTGCCCGAAACCTACAGCAAAATCATGAGTCCCGTGCAGCCGAAAACAGTGGTCTATGTCCTCTCCTCCCCAGAGTCAGGACAGTGTACGTTAAAACCGCTCACTATCAGAAGGACGGGGCGAAAGCGAAAATCCACAGAAAGTGAAAGTGCCCTGAAATACAAGTATAAGAAGACTCCTTTAAAATACTATGACCCATTGACCAACAGGATTCTGAAGATGCCGCCAAAGGGAATAGGAGTATGCAGGCCAAAAAAGTTTCCGCACGTGCGGCAGCTGTTTCGAAGCCTCAGCCCTGACATCAACAAGGAGAAACAGTGTGGGGAGCAGAAGGAAACGTGGAGCTCCACCAAAGGGAATCCCAACAGCATTTCGGATTTCTGCGCCTCCACCTCTGGCTCTTGCCTGGACAGTCGCAACGAAGATGGGTTGAGCTCCAACGTGAGAGGTGACGGCCCTTCTGAGCAGGGGTCTTCGGCCTCGAGCAGGAGGCCAGCGTTCACGTCAAAAAGCAGGTCCTCTTTGTCGAGCAGCAGCAGGCTGATTTTGGGCCCCTTGACTCCTTCCAAAGCTCAGAAGGAAGGTGTTGGGATTTTGCCTTCACTCCAAAGTCAGACAACTGAAACGGTTAATATTGTCAGGACTAGAGCCACTAGGGGCCAAGCACATAAACTATCCGAACTGGAGACCAAGAGCTCAGGAGAGAAATCTCTTGGTCCGGTAAAAGGACCACCGTTTTCGTATAAAACCAGGAAGATGCCTCGTAGACCAGTGTGTGAGAAAGTTTACAGGAGGACCGACTCCTCTGATGATAACGCCTCAAAGGGTCAGACCTCTAGACTGGGAGAGCAGAAACCATCCAAGCGTTTTCTCTCAAGAGCAAAGTCAAAGAGCGCACCTCGGCCCAGTAGCAAAGCAAGGAAAACTAGTGATGGGCCGAAAACGTCTCTCAGAGCTCCCCTCGCAACAAAGTCATCTCCAAAAGTCACAAAAATGCGCGCGCAAAGTTTGAGAACTTCAGCCAGGGCATCTGTCACACTGGAAGAACCTTTAAGGAGTCTCAGATCTTCTTCTAGGAGAACCCTGAGATTGAGAAACCGCTTGACCAAGAGGTAG
- the zdbf2 gene encoding DBF4-type zinc finger-containing protein 2 isoform X2 produces the protein MERFLQDVMQHHPYRYNDIRPTHADLPSLSTPLIPKEELSEVCGGPENDQDTVGTREELPSSDDGSSHFLLVEDGDFAEGKETEAGKGFHDKARGKAPARSSAGLCNKFKRSKLKSPFLEGSSPTQGFLHRTSDSSVPGLPHTEPCSSQAVQHGKALEKIPVKACCSFKADVRTDQLQNRSSYTPPSVHPNCVPSGSDGQPFAVLQDMAKPFGSCSQGETIHSQSKFEDEMGGHQTALTVATVKTDTKELPYFATRRDPTHSDEEDGAMEETIEEVIEKYCYGVSAGKSDVDEDSFHLSLGSITNRYFSDSGTSFEWDTPMKEAPEPLSSEAKDLGCLMKVCIDLEDPKYNTQLNCALNLRSETERSHENLKGEDTVELKEHNDDKDVLPPLPHIPQSFVGKTWSQVMHEDDLKIEALVREFREGHFRCYFDSESLAKFGRKSKTRRNKDEATRETLPKSNLVTGTAESFPLLDDEEEDCNHSTVFVPVCTRALKKKAGRRMWRLASRCQVVKVSHSTQTPTLSCPVIKTKAPTKDNELRDAKEVPNGSGWEKTPEMKTRLCALKLPETYSKIMSPVQPKTVVYVLSSPESGQCTLKPLTIRRTGRKRKSTESESALKYKYKKTPLKYYDPLTNRILKMPPKGIGVCRPKKFPHVRQLFRSLSPDINKEKQCGEQKETWSSTKGNPNSISDFCASTSGSCLDSRNEDGLSSNVRGDGPSEQGSSASSRRPAFTSKSRSSLSSSSRLILGPLTPSKAQKEGVGILPSLQSQTTETVNIVRTRATRGQAHKLSELETKSSGEKSLGPVKGPPFSYKTRKMPRRPVCEKVYRRTDSSDDNASKGQTSRLGEQKPSKRFLSRAKSKSAPRPSSKARKTSDGPKTSLRAPLATKSSPKVTKMRAQSLRTSARASVTLEEPLRSLRSSSRRTLRLRNRLTKR, from the exons ATGGAACGGTTTCTGCAGGATGTCATGCAGCACCATCCCTACAGATACAATGACATCAG ACCAACACATGCTGACCTGCCATCTTTGAGCACACCTCTGATTCCTAAAGAAGAGCTTTCTGAGGTTTGTGGTGGCCCAGAGAATGACCAGGATACCGTCGGAACCCGCGAGGAGCTGCCCAGTTCGGATGACGGGTCGTCCCATTTTCTGCTAGTTGAGGATGGTGACTTTGCCGAGGGAAAGGAAACTGAGGCGGGAAAGGGTTTCCATGACAAAGCCCGAGGTAAAGCTCCAGCCAGGAGCAGCGCGGGGCTCTGCAACAAATTCAAAAGGTCCAAGCTTAAGTCTCCGTTTCTTGAAGGCAGCTCTCCGACTCAGGGCTTTCTGCACAGGACTAGCGACAGTTCTGTTCCTGGCTTACCTCacactgagccttgcagctccCAGGCTGTGCAGCATGGGAAGGCTTTGGAAAAGATCCCCGTTAAAGCATGCTGCAGCTTTAAAGCTGATGTCAGGACAGACCAACTGCAAAACAGAAGTAGCTATACCCCTCCTTCAGTCCATCCTAACTGTGTTCCTTCTGGCTCAGATGGACAGCCTTTTGCTGTTTTGCAGGACATGGCGAAGCCCTTTGGTAGCTGTTCTCAGGGAGAGACCATCCATTCTCAGTCAAAATTCGAAGACGAGATGGGAGGCCACCAAACTGCGCTGACAGTAGCAACAGTGAAGACCGATACAAAAGAGCTGCCGTACTTTGCCACTCGCCGGGACCCTACACACTCTGACGAAGAGGACGGTGCAATGGAGGAAACGATTGAGGAGGTCATTGAGAAGTACTGTTATGGAGTGAGTGCGGGGAAGTCTGATGTGGACGAAGACAGTTTTCATTTAAGTCTTGGTTCAATCACTAACCGTTATTTCTCAGATTCTGGAACCAGTTTCGAGTGGGATACACCAATGAAAGAAGCCCCAGAGCCACTTTCGTCCGAAGCAAAGGATCTTGGGTGTCTCATGAAAGTATGCATTGATCTCGAAGACCCAAAGTACAACACGCAGCTAAACTGTGCTCTAAACCTTCGCTCGGAGACAGAGAGGAGTCATGAAAATCTGAAGGGTGAAGACACAGTAGAGCTTAAAGAACACAACGACGATAAAGATGTCCTACCCCCACTGCCTCACATTCCTCAGTCTTTTGTTGGAAAAACGTGGTCCCAAGTTATGCATGAAGATGACCTCAAGATCGAAGCGCTCGTGAGAGAATTTAGGGAAGGACACTTCCGATGCTACTTCGACAGCGAATCCTTGGCCAAGTTTGGAAGGAAGAGTAAAACCCGAAGGAACAAGGACGAGGCCACAAGGGAGACGCTCCCCAAGAGCAATCTTGTGACCGGAACGGCAGAGTCATTTCCCCTTTTGGATGACGAAGAAGAGGATTGCAACCATTCCACTGTTTTCGTTCCTGTGTGCACCAGAGCTCTGAAGAAGAAGGCGGGCAGAAGAATGTGGCGGCTGGCATCCAGGTGCCAGGTGGTGAAGGTCAGCCACAGCACTCAGACGCCCACATTGAGCTGCCCCGTGATCAAGACCAAAGCGCCGACAAAAGACAATGAGCTGCGTGATGCGAAAGAAGTACCGAATGGATCGGGGTGGGAAAAGACGCCAGAAATGAAAACCAGGTTATGTGCGCTTAAATTGCCCGAAACCTACAGCAAAATCATGAGTCCCGTGCAGCCGAAAACAGTGGTCTATGTCCTCTCCTCCCCAGAGTCAGGACAGTGTACGTTAAAACCGCTCACTATCAGAAGGACGGGGCGAAAGCGAAAATCCACAGAAAGTGAAAGTGCCCTGAAATACAAGTATAAGAAGACTCCTTTAAAATACTATGACCCATTGACCAACAGGATTCTGAAGATGCCGCCAAAGGGAATAGGAGTATGCAGGCCAAAAAAGTTTCCGCACGTGCGGCAGCTGTTTCGAAGCCTCAGCCCTGACATCAACAAGGAGAAACAGTGTGGGGAGCAGAAGGAAACGTGGAGCTCCACCAAAGGGAATCCCAACAGCATTTCGGATTTCTGCGCCTCCACCTCTGGCTCTTGCCTGGACAGTCGCAACGAAGATGGGTTGAGCTCCAACGTGAGAGGTGACGGCCCTTCTGAGCAGGGGTCTTCGGCCTCGAGCAGGAGGCCAGCGTTCACGTCAAAAAGCAGGTCCTCTTTGTCGAGCAGCAGCAGGCTGATTTTGGGCCCCTTGACTCCTTCCAAAGCTCAGAAGGAAGGTGTTGGGATTTTGCCTTCACTCCAAAGTCAGACAACTGAAACGGTTAATATTGTCAGGACTAGAGCCACTAGGGGCCAAGCACATAAACTATCCGAACTGGAGACCAAGAGCTCAGGAGAGAAATCTCTTGGTCCGGTAAAAGGACCACCGTTTTCGTATAAAACCAGGAAGATGCCTCGTAGACCAGTGTGTGAGAAAGTTTACAGGAGGACCGACTCCTCTGATGATAACGCCTCAAAGGGTCAGACCTCTAGACTGGGAGAGCAGAAACCATCCAAGCGTTTTCTCTCAAGAGCAAAGTCAAAGAGCGCACCTCGGCCCAGTAGCAAAGCAAGGAAAACTAGTGATGGGCCGAAAACGTCTCTCAGAGCTCCCCTCGCAACAAAGTCATCTCCAAAAGTCACAAAAATGCGCGCGCAAAGTTTGAGAACTTCAGCCAGGGCATCTGTCACACTGGAAGAACCTTTAAGGAGTCTCAGATCTTCTTCTAGGAGAACCCTGAGATTGAGAAACCGCTTGACCAAGAGGTAG